One Granulicella sp. 5B5 DNA window includes the following coding sequences:
- the gyrB gene encoding DNA topoisomerase (ATP-hydrolyzing) subunit B — protein sequence MSDPQDTKNPIPEAGSYTGENITILEGLAAVRLRPAMYIGSTGEQGLHHLVYEVVDNSVDEALAGHATRIDVTIHSDNSITVIDDGRGIPVDNKTLPTGETMPAVQVVLTMLHAGGKFDASNYKVSGGLHGVGVSCVNALSQELDVEIWRDGFTWTMDYSKGEPISELRKLGATKRRGTQVHFLPDKTIFTVTEYNFDTLANRLRQLAFLNKGIEITLTDERALDAKGEAKSQSYKYTGGIAEFIKLLNKGKQVLHEKPIYMEAEIGSLVMEIALQYNDAYSETVFSFANNIHTIDGGTHLSGFRTALTRTINVAGQQLGLFKDVKENLSGDDVREGLVAVVSVKLPQPQFEGQTKGKLNSDIAGQVQAFVNERLGAFLEQNPQVAKKIINKAIDAARAREAARKARDLTRRKGALDGGGLPGKLADCSERRPEMCELYLVEGESAGGTAKQGRDRKFQAILPLKGKILNVEKARYDKMLGHEEIRAMITALGTGIGKDDFDYAKLRYGKLILMTDADVDGSHIRTLLLTFFFRHMKELIDRGNVYIAQPPLYRIKKGRFEQYIKDDREYVQVMVKRASDGMVIRYGDAGAKLEGSELTKYMAALSEYLSFFEKINKRLRNDEVTIAFAEIFASEKKDADRRAEGFENDTKLKEMRTRLKAMERTYQFKSVSDVLFDEEHRTYSVKFVDAQGAERTIDWSLALGADARQLLHKQAAMGEKLTGPFLIEYAAKGAAAAQKTTTEQAEEDLENTEEVELEGAADVGAEPVAKAPKKNAKVSQDPVEKKSAREVFEYVIEQGKKAYDVQRYKGLGEMTSSQLWDTTMDPARRTLVQVKLEDIAATEEIFTTLMGEDVESRRKFIEDNALDVKNLDI from the coding sequence CTGTCTGATCCGCAGGATACAAAGAATCCGATTCCCGAAGCCGGTTCGTACACCGGTGAAAACATTACGATTCTCGAAGGTTTGGCGGCCGTCCGGCTGCGCCCGGCGATGTACATCGGGTCGACAGGAGAGCAGGGCCTGCACCACCTCGTCTACGAGGTCGTGGACAACTCGGTCGACGAGGCCCTCGCCGGCCACGCCACGCGCATCGACGTCACCATCCACTCCGACAACTCCATCACCGTCATCGACGACGGCCGCGGCATCCCCGTGGACAACAAGACCCTGCCCACCGGCGAGACGATGCCCGCAGTGCAGGTGGTGCTCACCATGCTGCACGCCGGCGGCAAGTTCGACGCCTCCAACTACAAGGTCTCCGGCGGTCTGCACGGCGTCGGCGTAAGCTGCGTCAACGCACTCTCGCAGGAGCTCGATGTCGAGATTTGGCGCGACGGCTTCACCTGGACGATGGACTACTCCAAGGGCGAGCCGATCAGCGAGCTGCGCAAGCTGGGCGCGACCAAGCGCCGCGGCACCCAGGTCCACTTCCTGCCCGATAAAACCATCTTCACCGTCACCGAGTACAACTTCGACACCCTCGCCAACCGCCTGCGCCAGCTCGCGTTCCTCAACAAGGGCATCGAAATCACGCTGACCGACGAGCGCGCGCTCGACGCCAAGGGCGAAGCCAAGAGTCAGAGCTACAAGTACACCGGCGGCATCGCGGAGTTCATCAAGCTGCTCAACAAAGGCAAACAGGTGCTGCACGAAAAGCCCATCTACATGGAGGCCGAGATCGGCAGCCTGGTGATGGAGATTGCACTGCAGTACAACGACGCCTACTCCGAAACCGTCTTCAGCTTCGCCAACAACATCCACACCATCGACGGCGGCACGCACCTCTCGGGCTTCCGCACCGCGCTCACGCGCACCATCAACGTCGCCGGTCAGCAGCTCGGCCTCTTCAAGGACGTCAAGGAAAACCTCTCCGGCGATGACGTGCGCGAAGGCCTCGTCGCAGTCGTCAGCGTCAAGCTGCCGCAGCCGCAGTTTGAAGGCCAGACCAAGGGCAAGCTCAACTCCGACATCGCCGGGCAGGTGCAGGCCTTCGTCAACGAGCGCCTCGGCGCGTTCCTGGAGCAGAACCCGCAGGTCGCCAAGAAGATCATCAACAAGGCCATCGACGCCGCCCGAGCCCGCGAGGCGGCCCGCAAGGCCCGCGACCTCACGCGCCGCAAGGGCGCACTCGACGGCGGTGGACTGCCAGGTAAGCTCGCCGACTGCTCCGAGCGTCGTCCCGAGATGTGCGAGCTCTACCTCGTCGAGGGTGAGTCCGCCGGCGGCACCGCCAAGCAGGGCCGCGACCGCAAGTTCCAGGCCATCCTCCCGCTCAAGGGTAAGATCCTCAACGTCGAAAAGGCCCGCTACGACAAGATGCTCGGCCACGAAGAAATCCGAGCCATGATCACCGCGCTCGGCACCGGCATCGGCAAGGACGACTTCGACTACGCCAAGCTGCGCTACGGCAAGCTCATCCTGATGACCGACGCCGACGTCGACGGCTCGCACATCCGTACGCTGCTGCTCACCTTCTTCTTCCGCCACATGAAGGAGCTGATCGACCGCGGCAACGTCTACATCGCGCAGCCGCCGCTCTACCGCATCAAGAAGGGCCGCTTCGAGCAGTACATTAAGGATGACCGCGAGTACGTTCAGGTCATGGTCAAGCGCGCCAGCGACGGCATGGTCATCCGCTACGGCGATGCCGGCGCGAAGCTCGAAGGCTCCGAGCTGACCAAATACATGGCCGCCCTGAGCGAGTATCTCAGCTTCTTCGAGAAGATCAACAAGCGCCTCCGCAATGACGAAGTGACGATAGCCTTTGCCGAGATCTTCGCCAGCGAAAAGAAGGACGCCGACCGCCGTGCCGAGGGCTTTGAGAACGACACGAAGCTGAAGGAGATGCGCACTCGCCTCAAGGCGATGGAGCGGACGTACCAGTTCAAGTCCGTCTCCGACGTGCTCTTCGACGAGGAGCACCGCACCTACTCGGTGAAGTTTGTGGACGCGCAAGGCGCCGAGCGCACGATTGACTGGTCGCTGGCATTGGGCGCTGACGCACGTCAGCTGCTGCACAAACAGGCGGCAATGGGCGAGAAGCTCACAGGGCCATTCCTCATCGAGTACGCTGCCAAGGGTGCCGCCGCAGCGCAGAAAACCACGACGGAGCAGGCCGAAGAAGACCTCGAGAACACTGAAGAGGTTGAGCTCGAAGGCGCGGCGGACGTAGGCGCGGAACCGGTCGCGAAAGCTCCGAAGAAGAACGCCAAGGTCTCGCAGGACCCGGTCGAGAAGAAGTCCGCGCGCGAGGTCTTCGAGTACGTCATTGAGCAGGGCAAAAAGGCCTACGACGTGCAGCGCTACAAGGGCCTCGGCGAGATGACCTCGTCGCAACTCTGGGACACGACTATGGACCCGGCCCGCCGCACACTCGTGCAGGTCAAGCTCGAAGACATCGCCGCCACCGAAGAGATCTTCACCACGCTGATGGGCGAAGACGTCGAAAGCCGCCGCAAGTTCATCGAAGACAACGCGCTGGATGTAAAGAACCTCGACATCTAG
- a CDS encoding efflux RND transporter periplasmic adaptor subunit, with protein MTSTATNTNPPRRQTARIVGAVVLLGVLLAIGIVPRVIRGREARDVVQASTVLLPEVTVVHPELAPAKSSVSLPGNLLPLYSASIFARTSGYVEKRFVDIGSHVKAGQVLAIIATPEVDQQLNQARADVLQAAAAVEQSKAALEQAQANLDIARITRNRYTPLIKRHAVTQQALDEADAAFNARTADASAARANIDVTEASLKSKQANVERLSALKGFDRIVAPFEGVITSRNIEQGDLVNDGSNGGAKSLFSVAQSDVLRVQVEVPQSDALAIKAGQQATLTVQERPGRRYIATVTRSAESVDLAARTMLTEVQVDNHDGSLLPGMYGQVSFDVAASGPSLIIPSTALVIDKNGMHVVSVSADSRVHFIPVNIGQDQGAQVEISQGLHGGETLVSNPSDLLSDGQKVSLAQ; from the coding sequence ATGACGTCCACTGCTACCAACACCAATCCGCCTCGCAGGCAGACCGCTCGCATTGTCGGTGCCGTCGTTCTGCTGGGGGTTCTGCTGGCAATCGGGATTGTCCCTCGCGTCATCAGAGGCCGGGAGGCGAGAGATGTCGTTCAGGCCAGTACCGTACTGCTTCCCGAGGTCACTGTCGTCCACCCGGAGCTTGCTCCGGCTAAGTCTTCTGTCTCTCTGCCGGGAAACCTGCTGCCCCTGTACAGCGCCTCTATCTTCGCGCGCACGAGTGGCTATGTCGAGAAACGCTTTGTTGATATCGGATCGCATGTGAAGGCGGGACAGGTACTGGCCATTATTGCGACGCCGGAGGTCGATCAGCAACTGAACCAGGCCCGCGCCGATGTCCTTCAGGCAGCGGCTGCAGTGGAGCAATCGAAGGCTGCGCTCGAGCAAGCCCAGGCAAATCTCGACATCGCGCGCATCACCCGCAACCGCTACACTCCACTGATTAAGAGGCATGCCGTAACGCAGCAAGCCCTCGACGAGGCCGATGCGGCTTTCAACGCACGTACAGCCGATGCATCGGCAGCGCGCGCGAACATCGACGTAACCGAGGCAAGCCTGAAGTCGAAGCAGGCCAACGTGGAGCGCTTGAGCGCGTTGAAGGGGTTCGATCGCATCGTTGCCCCCTTTGAAGGGGTCATCACGAGCCGCAATATCGAGCAGGGCGATCTTGTAAACGATGGAAGCAATGGTGGCGCGAAGAGCTTGTTCAGTGTTGCGCAGAGTGATGTGCTTCGTGTGCAGGTCGAGGTGCCACAGTCGGATGCGCTGGCCATCAAGGCAGGGCAGCAGGCCACGCTTACTGTGCAGGAGAGGCCTGGCCGCCGCTACATCGCCACGGTCACGCGCAGCGCAGAGTCGGTCGATCTGGCGGCTCGAACGATGCTCACGGAGGTCCAGGTGGACAACCATGACGGTTCGCTCCTGCCTGGCATGTACGGCCAAGTGAGCTTCGACGTTGCCGCCAGCGGGCCGTCACTGATCATTCCATCGACCGCTCTGGTCATCGATAAAAACGGGATGCACGTCGTTTCAGTGTCGGCCGACAGCCGCGTTCACTTTATCCCCGTCAATATTGGCCAGGACCAGGGCGCGCAGGTCGAGATCTCCCAGGGACTGCACGGCGGAGAGACCCTGGTCAGCAACCCGAGCGATCTGCTGAGCGACGGACAGAAGGTCTCGCTTGCGCAGTAA
- the aqpZ gene encoding aquaporin Z gives MEVSLSRRCIAEFFGTFWLVFGGCGAAILAAAFPQLGIGFAGVALAFGLTLLTMAYAIGHISGCHLNPAVTIGLVAGKRFPAKEVLPYWVSQVLGGIAAAGVLYVIASGKPGFEVGGFASNGYGLHSPGGYSLLACAVAEFVLTFFFLMVILGTTDERAAKGFAPLAIGLCLTLIHLIGIPVTNLSVNPARSTGPAIMAATAGGSWALAQLWLFWLAPLVGGAVAGVFYELVLAEKLPPPVAEEPLVYSAPD, from the coding sequence ATGGAAGTTTCACTGTCTCGGCGGTGTATAGCGGAGTTCTTTGGGACGTTCTGGCTGGTCTTTGGCGGCTGCGGAGCGGCGATCCTGGCGGCGGCGTTTCCCCAACTTGGAATCGGGTTCGCGGGCGTGGCGCTGGCCTTCGGGCTGACATTGCTGACGATGGCCTATGCCATCGGCCACATCTCAGGCTGCCACCTGAACCCGGCGGTAACGATCGGCCTCGTGGCAGGGAAGCGGTTTCCGGCCAAGGAGGTCCTGCCGTACTGGGTATCGCAGGTGCTTGGCGGGATAGCGGCGGCAGGTGTGCTGTATGTCATCGCGAGCGGCAAGCCTGGGTTCGAGGTCGGCGGCTTTGCTTCCAACGGCTACGGGTTGCACTCACCCGGCGGCTATAGCTTGCTGGCCTGCGCTGTGGCGGAGTTCGTGCTGACGTTCTTCTTCCTCATGGTGATCCTCGGCACGACCGACGAGCGTGCCGCCAAGGGCTTTGCACCGCTGGCGATCGGGCTCTGCCTCACGCTGATCCACCTCATCGGCATCCCGGTAACGAACCTGTCGGTGAACCCGGCGCGGTCCACCGGCCCGGCGATTATGGCAGCGACTGCTGGCGGAAGCTGGGCACTGGCGCAACTGTGGCTCTTCTGGCTGGCTCCGCTGGTCGGCGGCGCAGTCGCCGGAGTCTTCTATGAACTCGTACTAGCTGAGAAGCTGCCTCCCCCGGTGGCAGAGGAGCCTTTGGTGTACTCCGCCCCGGACTAA
- a CDS encoding efflux transporter outer membrane subunit has translation MNRSLPFIPAAALLLLTGCMVGPKYKRPAAIMTPSFKEAAGAGWRPGQPSDQTLKGNWWRMYQDPQLDALEAQVDDANQTLKIAAANFRAARAAIGFARSNEAPTVGVGASAGTVRESANQPYFLTNLANNGGGDFSSPIDLNYEIDLWGRIRRGVTSAREQAQASAADMESVRLSLHAELATDYFGLRSDDGQEKLLDDTIKAYTDALQLTHDRFDGGLALSSDVTQAEAQLDQARVQRTDAEVQRTQYEHAIAVLVGKPPAALTIPRSPIDIQAPQVPSIPAVVPSALLERRPDIAADERRMASANEQIGIAQAAYYPTLSLSGLAGMEGTSALNWFTWPSRFWAVGPSVSETIFDGGRRHAASNSARANYDAAVATYRQTTLQAFQQVEDNLAALRLLNTEREQQHRATAASLQSLDTFKARYEGGVELYLDVVVSQTEALGNQRNDIELMRRQLDASVLLIKALGGGWDVHQLPNL, from the coding sequence ATGAATCGATCTCTTCCATTCATTCCAGCAGCAGCGCTGCTGTTGCTGACGGGCTGCATGGTCGGGCCAAAGTATAAACGGCCCGCCGCCATCATGACGCCCTCCTTCAAGGAGGCCGCAGGGGCTGGATGGAGACCCGGACAGCCCAGCGATCAGACCCTGAAGGGTAACTGGTGGCGCATGTACCAGGACCCGCAACTCGATGCCCTCGAAGCGCAGGTGGATGATGCCAACCAGACCCTCAAGATCGCTGCAGCGAACTTTCGCGCCGCACGCGCAGCCATCGGATTCGCGCGCTCGAACGAGGCCCCGACAGTGGGTGTGGGTGCAAGTGCGGGTACGGTCCGGGAGTCGGCCAACCAGCCCTACTTCCTGACCAACCTCGCCAACAATGGCGGAGGAGATTTCTCTTCACCGATCGATCTCAACTATGAGATCGATCTATGGGGACGCATTCGCCGCGGTGTCACATCTGCCCGGGAACAGGCGCAGGCAAGCGCTGCTGATATGGAAAGCGTGCGGCTGAGTCTTCACGCGGAGTTGGCAACAGACTACTTCGGCCTGCGCAGCGACGACGGGCAAGAGAAGTTGCTCGACGATACGATCAAGGCCTACACGGACGCGCTGCAGCTAACCCATGACCGCTTCGACGGAGGGCTGGCGCTTTCGTCCGACGTAACTCAGGCAGAGGCGCAACTGGATCAGGCACGCGTCCAACGCACCGACGCCGAGGTCCAACGCACCCAGTACGAACATGCTATCGCGGTGCTGGTCGGCAAGCCGCCAGCTGCGCTAACGATTCCCCGGAGTCCGATTGACATTCAAGCGCCGCAGGTGCCATCCATTCCAGCGGTAGTGCCATCCGCTTTGTTGGAGCGGCGTCCGGACATCGCCGCTGACGAGCGCCGCATGGCCTCGGCTAACGAGCAGATTGGAATCGCGCAGGCAGCCTATTATCCGACCCTGTCTCTCAGCGGACTTGCCGGCATGGAAGGAACTTCCGCGTTGAACTGGTTTACCTGGCCGAGTCGCTTCTGGGCCGTCGGGCCTTCTGTTTCAGAGACTATCTTCGACGGAGGCAGGCGACATGCGGCCTCCAACAGCGCACGAGCCAACTACGACGCAGCCGTCGCAACCTACCGGCAGACGACACTTCAGGCGTTCCAGCAGGTGGAAGACAATCTGGCTGCGCTGCGGTTATTGAATACGGAAAGAGAACAGCAGCATCGTGCTACTGCTGCATCCCTCCAGTCCCTTGACACCTTCAAGGCTCGCTATGAGGGCGGTGTCGAACTCTATCTGGACGTAGTCGTCTCGCAGACGGAAGCACTCGGCAATCAGAGAAATGATATTGAGCTCATGCGGCGGCAACTCGATGCCAGCGTCCTGTTGATCAAGGCCCTCGGAGGAGGATGGGATGTGCACCAGCTACCCAACTTATAG
- a CDS encoding TetR/AcrR family transcriptional regulator, with translation MPSHTVERGVLRARLIEVAGKLLTSEGYEALSMRRVAQEAGCSQMAVYRHFANKEALTQHLCSMLYTDFVVRVSREMEIAEDPWEKLRLFIVALIRFATRYPDHYSLVFLVRHSNPEVVADRERLGAEFLRKVREIVRGVLPAEVDDVTVNMRLRQVVACLHGTAALLIAHPKAYDLTRQRAIDDVEATFRKLLLPEEAAGAQP, from the coding sequence ATGCCATCTCATACAGTCGAACGCGGTGTATTACGGGCGCGCCTTATCGAGGTGGCAGGCAAACTGCTGACCAGCGAAGGCTATGAAGCACTCTCGATGCGCCGTGTCGCACAGGAAGCCGGCTGCTCGCAGATGGCGGTCTACAGGCACTTCGCCAATAAGGAAGCACTGACCCAGCATCTGTGCTCGATGCTCTATACAGATTTTGTCGTTAGAGTAAGCCGTGAGATGGAGATCGCCGAAGATCCCTGGGAGAAGCTGAGGCTCTTTATCGTCGCGTTGATTCGATTTGCGACTCGCTATCCGGACCACTACTCCCTAGTCTTTCTGGTGCGGCACTCCAATCCCGAAGTGGTAGCGGATCGTGAGCGGTTGGGAGCAGAATTTCTTCGCAAAGTTCGCGAGATCGTCCGGGGAGTTCTTCCCGCCGAGGTTGACGACGTGACGGTCAACATGCGGCTCAGGCAAGTAGTTGCTTGCCTGCATGGGACCGCAGCTCTGCTGATTGCCCACCCAAAGGCCTACGATCTTACCCGGCAGAGGGCAATTGACGACGTGGAAGCCACGTTCCGGAAGCTGCTGCTGCCCGAAGAAGCCGCCGGCGCTCAGCCATAA
- a CDS encoding GntR family transcriptional regulator, producing MSGELPPGTRLIELHIARELNTSQGPVREALCELEGLELVVTEPYKGTRVREVTPQDIREAYMVRAMLEDLAGQLAAPYFKGSVATLEKTASAILDAAHRKDVTAYARHDVNFHRLIVEGASNRILLRTWNSLAFEVRLQMWLRRSNINLTTAQEAHWKIIEALEQGDGKRAGELLQKHIFNFPANPSFLLTHIGKMPQTD from the coding sequence ATGAGCGGTGAACTCCCCCCCGGGACGCGCCTTATCGAACTGCACATTGCACGGGAGTTGAATACGAGTCAGGGGCCTGTCCGCGAGGCCCTTTGTGAACTGGAAGGGCTCGAATTAGTAGTGACGGAGCCCTATAAGGGAACACGTGTTCGAGAGGTCACCCCGCAGGACATCCGTGAGGCGTATATGGTCCGCGCCATGCTCGAGGATCTTGCCGGCCAACTCGCTGCACCATACTTCAAAGGCTCGGTCGCTACTTTAGAGAAGACCGCTTCGGCTATCCTCGACGCAGCCCACCGGAAGGACGTGACGGCCTACGCTCGCCACGATGTGAACTTTCATCGCCTGATCGTAGAGGGTGCATCCAACCGTATCCTGCTCCGCACCTGGAACTCGCTGGCCTTTGAAGTCCGGCTCCAGATGTGGTTGAGGAGAAGCAACATCAATTTGACCACTGCGCAGGAAGCCCACTGGAAGATCATCGAAGCACTGGAACAGGGAGACGGCAAGCGAGCGGGCGAGCTTCTCCAAAAGCACATCTTCAATTTTCCTGCGAACCCTTCCTTTCTGCTAACCCATATCGGCAAAATGCCGCAAACGGATTGA
- a CDS encoding efflux RND transporter permease subunit, whose translation MWIVKLALNRPYTFVVAAILILLLGASSIATMPTDILPNIDIPVITVVYDYRGLQAQEMEQRITTFNEFIMSTVSDVKSIDSQTVRGYAVLMIYFQPQVHIDAAIAQVGAATQSIRFRFPPGVNPPWVLRFSASTVPIYQLALSSDSLSQSALYDYGIFRVRQKISVVPGTMLEAPHGGVVRQIMVDLNQQELLAKDLTPMDVEEALSAQDVTMPTGTIKIGGREYGSSLNNSPTDALDLNNVPVKVVGNSVIFMRDVAHVRDGWMVQQNVVRANGKPSVLLPIYRSGSVSTLSIINQIKNNILPAVRAAAPKGMTIKGLFDQSVFVRAAIEGVLREAVIASFLTALMILVFLGSWRSTLIIAISIPLSILSSIIVLNALGETLNTMTLGGLALAVGILVDDATVTIENIHRHMDGNSLYDAVLQGASEIAVPTFVSTMTICIVFVSVIFLTGPAKYLFTPMALAVVFAMLASYILSRTLVPTLVNHMLAGEVHYSVEASDHTAEEPRPSWFESFNDRFNAGYLRMQTYYTELLHRFIEHRRTALIACACVMATAFLLLPFIGRDFFPSVDTGQFRLHVRAMPGTRIEQSTVLLSQVEQKIRDVVPANQLDLILDDIGLPQDPISFTFGFTPNIGAFDGEILVSLNKNHAATQTYIEQLRKVLPKAFPSMTFYFEPADMVTRILDFGVTAPIDVQVQGTDAGNFDVARDLREKIAAIPGAADVHLQQVMDSPTFKINVDRTRAAQFGLTQQDVANSLFVSMASGYAVAPNFWADPKMGLTYTVTAQTPQYRLDSLNTLKNTPIPIRTIPNRTETLGNMATITPSFEPIVINHHNVQRVYDVLLNTQDTDLGTIAKRVQRVVDEEQKKLPAGNVIEVRGQVESMNEAFARLGIGLVFAAILVYLLMVVNYQSWLDPFIIICALPGAFCGIVWALFLTQTTFSVPSLMGAIMSIGVATANSILLVTFAKEQTERGLTALEAAVSAGSTRLRPIIMTAFAMIVGMLPMALGLGEGGEQNAPLARAVIGGLSMATFATLFFVPLMYSLIHGRNEVMEEENAQ comes from the coding sequence ATGTGGATTGTCAAACTTGCACTAAATCGTCCCTACACCTTTGTAGTCGCCGCCATCCTGATTCTGCTGTTGGGTGCCTCATCCATTGCGACCATGCCGACCGACATTCTGCCGAACATCGACATCCCTGTCATCACGGTTGTCTACGATTACCGTGGCCTGCAGGCGCAGGAGATGGAACAGCGCATTACGACCTTCAATGAATTCATCATGTCGACGGTGAGTGATGTGAAGTCGATCGATTCGCAGACTGTTCGCGGCTATGCCGTCCTGATGATTTACTTTCAGCCGCAGGTGCATATCGATGCTGCCATCGCGCAGGTGGGCGCGGCCACGCAGTCGATCCGCTTTCGCTTTCCTCCCGGCGTGAACCCGCCGTGGGTGCTTCGCTTCAGCGCCTCGACGGTGCCGATCTATCAACTTGCACTCTCCAGCGACTCTCTGTCGCAGTCGGCGTTATACGACTATGGCATCTTCCGGGTGCGGCAAAAAATATCGGTCGTTCCAGGCACAATGCTCGAAGCGCCTCATGGCGGCGTGGTACGGCAGATCATGGTGGACCTGAACCAGCAGGAGTTGCTGGCGAAGGATCTAACGCCGATGGATGTGGAAGAAGCCCTCTCGGCGCAGGACGTGACCATGCCCACCGGCACGATCAAAATCGGAGGGCGCGAGTATGGTTCGAGTCTGAATAATAGCCCAACCGATGCGTTGGACTTGAATAATGTTCCGGTCAAGGTCGTCGGCAACTCGGTAATCTTTATGCGTGATGTTGCGCATGTACGTGATGGCTGGATGGTGCAGCAGAACGTCGTCCGTGCCAATGGCAAACCATCGGTACTGCTACCCATCTACCGGAGTGGTTCCGTATCGACACTCTCGATCATCAATCAGATCAAGAACAATATCCTTCCTGCCGTTCGAGCGGCCGCCCCAAAGGGCATGACGATCAAGGGGCTGTTCGATCAGTCGGTGTTTGTCCGGGCGGCGATCGAGGGGGTGTTGCGCGAGGCGGTCATCGCCTCGTTCCTGACGGCGCTCATGATCCTGGTCTTCTTGGGAAGCTGGCGCAGTACATTGATTATTGCGATCTCGATCCCGCTCTCCATTCTGAGTTCCATCATTGTCCTGAATGCGCTCGGGGAGACACTGAATACGATGACCCTGGGAGGTCTGGCGCTGGCCGTCGGCATTCTGGTCGACGATGCAACCGTCACAATCGAGAATATCCATCGCCATATGGACGGCAATTCGCTCTATGACGCCGTGCTCCAGGGCGCGTCGGAGATCGCAGTGCCGACGTTTGTATCGACGATGACCATCTGCATCGTTTTCGTCTCCGTCATCTTTCTTACCGGGCCGGCGAAGTATCTATTCACGCCGATGGCGCTGGCCGTTGTGTTTGCGATGCTGGCTTCCTACATTCTCTCCCGCACGCTTGTGCCGACGCTGGTCAACCACATGCTGGCGGGCGAGGTCCATTACTCAGTGGAGGCCTCCGACCACACGGCCGAGGAGCCGCGGCCGTCCTGGTTCGAGAGCTTCAACGACCGATTCAATGCAGGCTATCTGCGGATGCAGACCTACTACACAGAGTTGCTGCACCGGTTCATCGAGCACCGGCGGACGGCTCTGATTGCATGTGCCTGCGTGATGGCAACAGCGTTTCTATTGCTGCCTTTCATCGGACGCGATTTCTTCCCCAGTGTGGATACCGGCCAGTTCCGCCTGCATGTACGCGCCATGCCGGGAACCCGGATTGAGCAATCGACTGTACTCCTCAGCCAGGTGGAGCAGAAGATCCGGGATGTTGTTCCGGCGAACCAGCTTGACCTGATCCTTGACGATATCGGGCTTCCCCAGGACCCGATCAGCTTCACGTTCGGATTTACACCGAATATAGGAGCCTTCGATGGCGAGATCCTCGTTTCGCTGAACAAGAACCATGCTGCAACGCAGACTTATATCGAGCAACTGCGCAAGGTGCTGCCAAAAGCCTTCCCCTCGATGACGTTTTACTTCGAGCCTGCTGACATGGTGACGCGGATTCTGGACTTTGGCGTGACGGCACCGATCGATGTCCAGGTACAAGGCACGGATGCAGGAAACTTCGATGTCGCACGTGATCTTCGAGAGAAGATTGCAGCAATACCGGGTGCAGCGGATGTTCATCTGCAACAGGTGATGGACAGCCCCACGTTCAAGATTAACGTAGATCGAACGCGCGCGGCGCAGTTTGGATTGACCCAGCAGGATGTGGCCAACAGCTTGTTTGTGTCGATGGCTTCGGGCTATGCCGTGGCTCCAAACTTCTGGGCCGATCCAAAGATGGGTCTCACCTATACGGTCACAGCGCAGACGCCGCAATACCGCCTGGACTCGCTGAACACGTTGAAGAACACACCGATCCCCATCAGGACGATTCCTAACCGCACAGAGACGCTGGGCAACATGGCTACGATCACTCCATCGTTCGAGCCAATCGTCATCAACCATCACAACGTGCAGAGGGTCTACGATGTGCTGCTCAACACCCAGGACACAGACCTCGGAACCATTGCAAAGCGGGTCCAGCGAGTCGTCGATGAGGAACAGAAAAAGCTTCCTGCCGGCAACGTCATCGAGGTGCGTGGACAGGTGGAGAGCATGAACGAGGCGTTCGCGCGCCTGGGCATCGGGTTGGTCTTCGCGGCGATTCTGGTGTACCTGCTGATGGTGGTCAATTATCAGAGCTGGCTCGATCCGTTCATCATCATCTGCGCCCTTCCCGGGGCTTTCTGTGGCATCGTCTGGGCCCTGTTCCTGACGCAAACGACCTTCAGTGTTCCGAGTCTGATGGGAGCTATTATGTCCATCGGCGTTGCGACGGCAAACTCCATTCTGCTGGTGACCTTTGCCAAGGAACAGACCGAACGCGGTCTCACGGCACTTGAAGCTGCTGTCTCCGCAGGCTCCACACGCCTACGGCCCATCATCATGACGGCCTTCGCGATGATCGTCGGCATGCTGCCGATGGCCCTTGGGCTGGGTGAGGGTGGCGAGCAGAACGCGCCGCTGGCACGCGCTGTCATCGGCGGCTTGTCGATGGCCACGTTCGCCACGCTCTTTTTTGTTCCTTTGATGTACAGCCTCATACACGGAAGAAACGAAGTCATGGAAGAGGAGAACGCACAATGA